The following proteins come from a genomic window of Geomonas sp. RF6:
- the leuS gene encoding leucine--tRNA ligase, with product MEERYIPARVEDKWQKEWEEKQSFKATEDPGKKKYYLLEMFPYPSGRIHMGHVRNYSIGDVIARFKRMQGFNVLHPMGWDAFGMPAENAAIQHKSHPAKWTYENIDYMRGQLKRLGLSYDWEREIATCNLDYYKWEQQVFLEMYRKGLAYKKRSSVNWCPNCETVLANEQVEDGCCWRCDSEVVQKDLEQWFFRITDYAQELLDDTFKLDGWPERVLTMQRNWIGRSVGCEIDFPLEGSLNKIKVFTTRQDTVFGATFMSLAPEHPLALELATPEQRPQVEAFIEKVKRSDRLKRGSEDQEKEGVFTGSYCINPLTNRRMPIFLANFVLMEYGTGAVMAVPTHDQRDFEFARKYDLPLQVVINPSGETLAAEGMTEAFTADGTMVNSGRFDGMANTDAKEAIADYLQKEGIGKKTVNFRLRDWGISRQRYWGNPIPVINCDLCGIVPVPPEQLPVVLPMDAAFTGEGGNPLAAIPGFVNCECPVCGKSARRETDTMDTFVQSSWYFLRYCSPSFTAGPLDREKVEYWMPVDQYIGGIEHAVLHLLYARFFTKVMRDLGYCKVAEPFANLLTQGMVIKDGAKMSKSKGNVVDPNALIERYGADTARLFSLFAAPPEKDLDWSDQGVDGSYRFLNRVWRLVYDTLPSFAGVGAPQADALSPEGKNLRRTVHKTIRKVTEDVDGRFHFNTAIAAVMELVNGIQAFEAKTSPENVPVVKEAVESVVRLLAPFVPHFSQELWTELGHDNTLEAEGWPAYDTDAVQDEEITVVIQVNGKLRGKVSVAPAATEEEVRTAALAEEKVQPFLADKTVRKVIYVPGKLVNIVVG from the coding sequence ATGGAAGAAAGATACATCCCCGCGCGGGTTGAGGATAAGTGGCAGAAAGAGTGGGAAGAGAAGCAGAGCTTCAAGGCGACGGAGGACCCGGGGAAGAAGAAGTATTACCTCCTGGAGATGTTTCCCTACCCCTCCGGGCGCATCCACATGGGACACGTGCGCAACTACTCCATCGGTGACGTCATTGCGCGTTTCAAGAGAATGCAGGGTTTCAACGTCCTCCATCCGATGGGGTGGGACGCCTTCGGCATGCCCGCCGAGAACGCCGCGATCCAGCACAAGAGCCACCCGGCGAAGTGGACCTACGAAAACATCGACTACATGAGGGGACAGCTGAAGAGGCTCGGGCTCTCCTACGACTGGGAGCGGGAGATCGCCACCTGCAACCTCGATTACTACAAGTGGGAGCAGCAGGTCTTCCTGGAGATGTACAGGAAGGGGCTGGCCTACAAGAAGCGCTCCAGCGTCAACTGGTGCCCCAACTGCGAGACGGTCCTTGCCAATGAGCAGGTGGAGGACGGCTGCTGCTGGCGCTGCGACTCCGAGGTCGTGCAGAAGGACCTGGAGCAGTGGTTCTTCCGCATCACCGACTACGCGCAGGAGCTTCTGGACGACACCTTCAAGCTCGACGGCTGGCCGGAGCGCGTCCTCACCATGCAGCGCAACTGGATCGGGCGCAGCGTCGGGTGCGAGATCGACTTCCCCCTCGAAGGGAGCCTGAACAAGATAAAGGTCTTCACTACCCGCCAGGACACCGTCTTTGGCGCGACCTTCATGAGCCTTGCCCCGGAGCACCCCCTGGCGCTGGAGCTGGCGACCCCGGAGCAGCGTCCCCAGGTGGAGGCATTCATCGAGAAGGTGAAGCGCAGCGACCGCCTGAAGAGGGGATCTGAGGACCAGGAAAAGGAAGGGGTATTTACCGGCTCCTACTGCATTAACCCGCTCACCAACCGGCGCATGCCGATCTTCCTCGCCAATTTCGTCCTCATGGAGTACGGCACCGGCGCGGTCATGGCGGTGCCGACCCACGACCAGCGCGACTTCGAGTTCGCCAGGAAGTACGACCTGCCGCTGCAGGTGGTGATCAATCCCTCCGGCGAGACGCTCGCCGCCGAGGGGATGACCGAGGCGTTCACCGCCGACGGAACCATGGTGAACTCCGGCCGCTTTGACGGGATGGCGAACACCGACGCAAAAGAGGCGATCGCCGACTACCTCCAGAAGGAGGGGATCGGGAAGAAGACGGTGAACTTCCGCCTGCGCGACTGGGGTATCTCCCGCCAGCGCTACTGGGGGAATCCGATTCCGGTGATCAACTGCGACCTTTGCGGCATCGTCCCCGTCCCGCCGGAGCAGCTGCCGGTGGTCCTGCCGATGGATGCGGCCTTTACCGGAGAAGGGGGGAACCCGCTTGCGGCTATCCCCGGCTTTGTGAACTGCGAGTGCCCGGTGTGCGGCAAGAGCGCGCGGCGCGAGACCGACACCATGGACACCTTCGTGCAGTCTTCCTGGTACTTCCTGCGCTACTGCTCCCCGAGCTTCACCGCCGGGCCGCTCGACCGCGAGAAGGTGGAGTACTGGATGCCGGTCGACCAGTACATCGGCGGCATCGAGCACGCCGTGCTCCATCTGCTGTACGCGCGCTTCTTCACGAAGGTGATGCGCGACCTCGGCTACTGCAAGGTGGCAGAGCCGTTCGCGAACCTCCTCACCCAGGGGATGGTCATCAAGGACGGCGCGAAGATGAGCAAGTCGAAGGGGAACGTCGTCGACCCCAACGCCCTCATCGAGCGGTACGGCGCCGACACCGCGCGCCTCTTCTCCCTCTTCGCGGCACCCCCGGAAAAGGACCTCGACTGGAGCGACCAGGGGGTGGACGGCAGCTACCGCTTCCTGAACCGCGTCTGGCGCCTCGTGTACGACACCCTTCCGTCCTTTGCGGGCGTGGGCGCGCCGCAGGCCGATGCGCTCTCCCCGGAAGGTAAGAACCTGCGCCGCACCGTGCACAAGACGATCCGCAAGGTCACCGAGGACGTCGACGGGCGCTTCCACTTCAATACCGCCATCGCGGCGGTCATGGAGCTGGTGAACGGCATCCAGGCCTTCGAGGCGAAGACGAGCCCTGAGAACGTGCCGGTCGTGAAGGAAGCGGTGGAGTCGGTGGTGCGGCTGCTGGCCCCGTTCGTGCCCCACTTCAGCCAGGAGCTCTGGACCGAGCTCGGTCACGACAATACCCTCGAGG